The window gagggagtatgttaTTTCCGTGTGACTCAGAATATAAAGAAAGCTAGAGGCCGACTCTAGCAGCTTGTAGAAAAAGCTTTTATAGAGAATATCTGGTCTGTATGTCATAGTTAAGTGTTGAATTACCTGTTGCCTCAGATTGTGAAAGCCACACAGTAAATCCAGCATAAAGATGCCGCCATTTATCTGGTCGTCCAGCCGCTCCATGCTTACCACCTAATGTTGCAACAACAGCTCGAACATGGCTGTGAAACCAAGAAATTTATAtggtttttaaaattattataatacacATAATATCAATTGTTAGGTGCCATTGTCGATGCTGGAAATCAAGTTAATTACCTACTTAGACTCTCCAAAACTGCTTCCTCTGCTTGTGCTACCGCATCTGCACCTTCCGTTGCCACCCCTGGATTTGAAAGCAATTATTAGTGCACTGCAAGATTGAATTATTTACGAAACCGTTTAGGTCAAATTGGTATTATTACATACTTCCTTCAACCACGACATAGTCACTCAAGTATTCTCTTATATGGTGTCTAAACAATAGTATTTAGGAAAAATTTCTATGAATAATATAATCTTTCGTTAATTTCCAtgcaataataccaattttttattcaccatgaataataccaacttaggatTCTCttgaataatactaatttttgtttattaactGATTAACCTTTTTTGGTCATATAACTTCCTATTGTTTGGTATTTCACATGTTAGGGATACTTCAGGGAAACACCCTCTTAAGTTGgttttatttatggttaatctaAAGTTAAGTTTGTAGGGAAATTAgcaaaaaattgttttattcACGGTAACTTTTCCTAGTATTTATGAACATAGAAACGAGTTCTCAACAAAAATGATGTATTAACAGGGTGAGAGTATCATGCATCATGAAAATAGTATTGGGCATCTAGTCCGAGAAAGcataaaacaacaacaaaattgcGTGAACTTACAAGATTCAATGCTTTGCTTGGAAAATGTTTCGAGCAAGGATTTTGTCTCAAGTGGTGTATACCTGGTTAATAGAAAGAATTAGAAAGAGCAAAAATATATCAAGAGAAAGGAGAAAATGCAACAGTGTGAGCAGGCTGTGACTGAGATAATGCAATAAAGAGTGATAAAAGTTAAATCAACAAAATCATAGTATTGGAGAATAAAGGTGTTGAAGTGATTGCGGGTCTACAGCACAGTTATATCGATAATTATTTCCTaaatatcacttacaatttttaaaaacatGAGAATCTTACCTTAGACCAACTGCAAGTTCCTCGGCAACTTTCTGATTGACCTCTGAAGAATCACCAACTAAAAAGATTGACGTCCCTTTAAGAAGTTGCAAGACACCAGTACTAAGAGATTCCCAGGATTCCACGATATCAGGCCATTTCAACTCCTCGTCCTGCTTTTTCAGGTTGATAACCAACTGGTCATCATCGAGATACCTGCCAAAATTAATTTTCGCTTTAGAATTTCCCGAAATGGAGTATTCAGAGAACATAAGTGAGTCAAGTTTGTCTTACCATATAGTTTCCCCGGGCTTAATTCTGTCATAGAGCTGCTTAGTTTCCATCAGCGTTATGATAGCCTCGGGTtgctttatttttatgattaaagaATTTCCATCAGCATCCACTTGTATTTCCTTAGAACTCTGCACACTCATACTTCCTAGAAGTAATCGTAGCTCTACATCAGAAGGTCCGTCATAAAACTGCATTATCACTTTTAAAAATCTAAATGTTAGCATTTACCGATAAATAAgttggttttatttttgaagGGGTATcccagattttttttattaccaaaaaaaaaaattgttaaatgcaCACCCACGAAACACCATTACAGAACAGACTGCTCGATCTTTAGCTTGCATCAGCATTTACCCAACCCAACCTTCTAGAAAGGGTTGATTGGGCAACCCTTCATACGCAAGAGCAAGCCATATAAAGATCAACGGACACTCTTATTTACGATCACAACTATAGGCTATGGATGGTCATATCCACCAGAAGTCCTGCAACTCTGACCACACTAATATAATAAAAGGATGAAAAGCCTGGATTAAATGGGTGAAAACAGGTAATTGGTGAACGACAACTAGGATGGAGGAAAGAACCTGCTAGTGATTTTAatcatgaacaaggatattgcttcctatttataattgaaatcatagtgcaaaataacAAGGTGACATCTTATTGTAACAGACTTGTTAAGGCTTTACACATCTAGAAAACTTAAATTAACCACCATAGTTTAAATCCTCATATGAATCATGATTAGAATAATTGTAGTGAAACCACTTTTACAGTTAATGTGGATGGTCTTTTGGTTATTGGGACTCATATTGTCGTCACTATAACCTCAAAAGGGTTTAAAATTTTGTTGCAATGTGGTGATGCGATGATATTTTGCATTGTACTACCCATATTGCAAAAGGAATAAAAAACGCATTTTAGGTCATCTCAAGGGATATTTCACGGTGTTGGTTGATATTTGGGGCTACAATTACTGGGATACTGTGAACGGTATCCAATTGCGATGAAAaccgcatttttgcactatgtttgAAACATTACACAAAATTGAGACAACTCGTGTGCTAAAAGAAAGTAGTGGAAAAGGGGGCCATGTTTTGAGGAGGGATGTAGAGAGCCAAATCCATAAAACTTATGTTTCAAATAATTTTAGATAACCCAAGAGGGAAAGGTTCCAGTTAAACAAAAgagagggagtataaaatagTATTATTAGTTAATTCGATAAGTGATTCAGatacaaaataatatagaaACAACTTAAGGGGGAAACATAAATAATCTTACTAAAACTTAAGAGTTCTCTCTAAAAAGTATTTGTGTTCTATATTTGTCATGGAAAAAATGAGGGGAGTACCAAAAGATTTTCTTTGGGGTATGGAAGATTgtattcaaattcaaacaagATATAGTATGATAAAATTGCTTAGGAGCCTTATATCCTATTCAACTTAACTTATTTCAAGAAGTAATAACTTGTTTTTCTCAACCTAGTGAAATCAAACTCAATCACATCAGACCATATCAAATTTTCTTAACTCACATACGCGTGTCCATTAagatcaaacaagatctcatgtGTTCACACCCAACCAAATTCCATCAGGCTAGACAAGACCTTAGTATATTCATATCACATCAAAACAAGCTCAAAAACTCCGACTCAAACCAATCAAGTCTATCAAAATTTCGAAACTCtccttaaaaagaaaatttgaagaaCACGTAAATGGACCCCACTTTACAAATGACAAGTTAGATGTATCCCATATTACAGCAACCCAAATCAAGACATGTTGATTCGCTAAAAGAAGCAATGGGATGTGATTGTAAAATAGAAAAGCTAATACAGCTCAATTGAAAGAACATAAGAAAATCTTCTAACCAATCTTCTAGCCGGAATAAATATTGTGTGTTGTGACCCGCCAAAGCCATATTTTGACCAATGTCTTACAAACTCACCTCATAACACTCTTAACCAATTCCTAGTAATCAAGAAGAGAAAGCTGAGACCTTTTTGGGATGTTAGCATTAAAGTGCATGAAGGCACTTTAAGATGTCAAACATTAGTTTCCCTTATGCATTAAAGTGCATGAAGGCACTTGATAATGCCTGTTTGAGACCTTCCACACCAAATAACTTACATGCCTTCACATTTAAAGGGTTTAAAACTTGAAAATGTCAAACTTTCCTATCAGAATTTCTGCCTTTACAACCTCAAATCAACACAAATACACATCCTTAATTCTCATACTTGTTGAAACTCAATATGGAGCCTAAACAATTGATATTAGACCTAAAGAGAATCCTAGAAGCATGGCCGGCCCTATGAGGGGACAAGAGGAGCCTATGCCTCAGCCCAtccaaaaaattagaaaaatgccGCTCtaatatttaatagttaggCGATCATAATAGTAtagtatatttaataattaggtGCCCCAAACCAGAATTGCCATTAAAACTCACCAATTGTACTTATTTCAAACATACAACATTCATATCAAAACATCAACCAGAAACCCATCAATTTCTACATAATTAAgcctt of the Amaranthus tricolor cultivar Red isolate AtriRed21 chromosome 6, ASM2621246v1, whole genome shotgun sequence genome contains:
- the LOC130814756 gene encoding probable inactive shikimate kinase like 2, chloroplastic isoform X1: MAVPLRLGLSNLGDPIGLTLTSSSSSLSFSFCNTILTKSPNSYSISFPHLGAIYNGGFSSRISPVVSCYNVSLDPPANTLQYEFYDGPSDVELRLLLGSMSVQSSKEIQVDADGNSLIIKIKQPEAIITLMETKQLYDRIKPGETIWYLDDDQLVINLKKQDEELKWPDIVESWESLSTGVLQLLKGTSIFLVGDSSEVNQKVAEELAVGLRYTPLETKSLLETFSKQSIESWVATEGADAVAQAEEAVLESLSSHVRAVVATLGGKHGAAGRPDKWRHLYAGFTVWLSQSEATDEESAKQEAIKQAYDGRESYSKADVVVKFDSWDASYAKTLAQASLSALKQLILSDKKLPRKKSLYIRLGCRGDWPNIKPPGWDPSTGIDTTPNES
- the LOC130814756 gene encoding probable inactive shikimate kinase like 2, chloroplastic isoform X2, translating into MQFYDGPSDVELRLLLGSMSVQSSKEIQVDADGNSLIIKIKQPEAIITLMETKQLYDRIKPGETIWYLDDDQLVINLKKQDEELKWPDIVESWESLSTGVLQLLKGTSIFLVGDSSEVNQKVAEELAVGLRYTPLETKSLLETFSKQSIESWVATEGADAVAQAEEAVLESLSSHVRAVVATLGGKHGAAGRPDKWRHLYAGFTVWLSQSEATDEESAKQEAIKQAYDGRESYSKADVVVKFDSWDASYAKTLAQASLSALKQLILSDKKLPRKKSLYIRLGCRGDWPNIKPPGWDPSTGIDTTPNES